The genomic window CTCTTTGAGAATCGCTGATACTTCAGCTGGCTTGACTTCTGCCATTTTACTATCGTTTGAGCAGACTTAGAGGTCTGCTATGTATTGATTCTTATTGAATTTCTGACGGTACTTCTCCAACCGCCCTACTACGCTCTGGTCGACCATCTTGTCACCTACGGTGATGATGAATCCTCCGATAATGGATGTGTCAACTGTTTCTTTGAGCTGCACCTCCGAACGGCCATCTATCTGCTTGACCACACGTAGTACTTCGTTTCTCTCTTCCTCGCTGAGCGGTATCGCGGAGACGACCTCGGCCCGCACCACTCCTTTGAGGACGAGATATTGTTTCTGGACCTCTTCGGCCACATCATCGAT from Flavobacteriales bacterium includes these protein-coding regions:
- the atpH gene encoding ATP synthase F1 subunit delta — protein: MKETRVASRYAKSLISLAKDEGQLESVHEDMTLVRNTVDENRELALLLDSPIVKGDKKLVILQQIFAGKIGAMSQKFIDILVRKHREHLIDDVAEEVQKQYLVLKGVVRAEVVSAIPLSEEERNEVLRVVKQIDGRSEVQLKETVDTSIIGGFIITVGDKMVDQSVVGRLEKYRQKFNKNQYIADL